In one Pseudarthrobacter sp. NBSH8 genomic region, the following are encoded:
- the trpS gene encoding tryptophan--tRNA ligase, which yields MTSPTSPVTKKRILSGAKPTADSLHLGNYIGAVRNWVDMQAEYDAVFFIPDLHAITVDFDPAELAKRTRVVAAQYIAAGIDPDKSIFFVQSHVPEHAQLAWALNCITGFGEASRMTQFKDKTQKSGADAATLGLFAYPTLMAADILLYQTDLVPVGEDQRQHLELTRNLAQRFNTRYGHTFTVPEATILKASAKIYDLQNPSAKMSKTGESPNGSIQLLEDPKLAAKRIKSAVTDTGSEVRFDAEAKPGISNLLTIYSTLTGKSVAELEAAYEGKMYGHLKVDLAEVMVDFITPLRNRTNELMADPAELDRLLAQGAERAREIAAVTLGQVYERMGFLPSLSLAGVR from the coding sequence ATGACTAGCCCGACTTCACCGGTGACCAAAAAACGCATCCTCTCAGGTGCCAAGCCCACGGCCGACTCCCTGCACCTGGGAAACTACATCGGCGCTGTCCGCAACTGGGTGGACATGCAAGCCGAATATGATGCCGTCTTCTTCATCCCGGACCTTCACGCCATCACAGTGGACTTCGATCCCGCCGAACTGGCCAAGCGCACCCGTGTGGTTGCCGCGCAGTACATCGCCGCCGGCATCGACCCGGACAAGAGCATCTTCTTTGTGCAGTCCCATGTCCCCGAGCACGCCCAGCTGGCCTGGGCCCTGAACTGCATCACCGGTTTCGGCGAGGCGTCCCGGATGACCCAGTTCAAGGACAAGACGCAGAAGTCGGGCGCGGACGCCGCGACGCTTGGCCTGTTCGCGTACCCCACGCTCATGGCAGCAGACATCCTGCTGTACCAGACGGACCTCGTGCCGGTGGGCGAGGACCAGCGGCAGCATCTGGAGCTTACCCGGAACCTGGCCCAGCGCTTCAACACACGCTACGGCCACACGTTCACTGTGCCGGAGGCCACCATCCTCAAGGCCAGCGCCAAGATCTACGACCTGCAGAACCCCAGCGCCAAGATGTCCAAAACGGGGGAGTCGCCCAACGGTTCCATCCAGCTGCTGGAGGATCCCAAGCTCGCGGCCAAGCGCATCAAGTCCGCGGTCACCGACACCGGGTCCGAGGTCCGGTTCGATGCCGAAGCCAAGCCCGGGATCTCCAACCTCCTCACCATCTACTCCACCCTCACCGGGAAGTCCGTGGCCGAGCTGGAGGCTGCGTACGAGGGCAAGATGTACGGCCACCTGAAAGTGGACCTCGCGGAGGTCATGGTGGACTTCATCACGCCGCTGCGGAACCGCACCAATGAACTGATGGCCGACCCGGCCGAGCTGGACCGGCTCCTGGCCCAGGGTGCCGAACGGGCCAGGGAAATCGCCGCAGTGACCCTTGGTCAGGTCTATGAGCGCATGGGCTTCCTGCCGTCCCTCAGCCTTGCAGGAGTCCGCTAG
- a CDS encoding class I SAM-dependent methyltransferase, whose amino-acid sequence MEPAEAAMEEHGSEQRLAEFYNRRASSGWDHPLSPRRVEQRELFISLLKSEARHDILEIGTGTGLDGLKFVQAGIHYTGVDLAEVHVRQARSKGLDVSVASARSLPFADGAFPAVWSMSTLLHIPAADIDGVLHELVRVAAPNAPIAVGLWSGDDEESLNPEDDLEPRFFSRRRDETVRRIFGRHGTIEDFVTWPEGTGEESGPGAGNWTQHYQFLILRTPALMS is encoded by the coding sequence ATGGAGCCAGCTGAGGCGGCGATGGAGGAACACGGCAGCGAACAACGTCTCGCCGAGTTCTACAACCGCCGCGCCTCGTCCGGCTGGGATCATCCCCTGTCGCCCCGGCGGGTGGAACAGCGCGAACTGTTCATCAGCCTGCTGAAATCCGAAGCCCGCCACGACATCCTGGAAATAGGCACGGGCACCGGACTGGACGGGCTGAAGTTTGTCCAGGCCGGGATCCATTACACCGGCGTTGACCTCGCCGAGGTCCACGTCCGGCAGGCCCGGTCCAAAGGCCTCGACGTCTCGGTGGCAAGCGCCCGGAGCCTGCCGTTCGCCGACGGCGCGTTTCCCGCGGTCTGGTCAATGAGCACGCTGCTGCACATCCCCGCCGCCGATATCGACGGCGTCCTGCATGAACTGGTGCGCGTCGCGGCACCCAACGCGCCCATCGCCGTCGGCCTCTGGTCCGGTGACGACGAAGAAAGTCTGAACCCGGAGGACGACCTCGAACCCCGGTTCTTCAGCCGGCGCCGCGACGAAACAGTACGGCGGATTTTCGGACGGCACGGCACGATCGAGGATTTTGTCACCTGGCCGGAGGGCACGGGCGAAGAATCCGGCCCGGGCGCCGGGAACTGGACGCAGCACTACCAGTTCCTGATCCTCCGCACCCCTGCGCTGATGTCCTAG
- a CDS encoding exodeoxyribonuclease III: MISALKKDHLRIASVNVNGLRAAYKNGMAAWLEPREVDILCLQEVRAPDAIVRQLLGDGWHILHAEAEAKGRAGVAIASREEPLDTRNGIGDDYFATAGRWVEADFRVADAAGKPVQLTVASAYVHSGDVGTPKQVDKYRFLDVMTTRLPELTKHSDHALVVGDLNVGHTERDIRNWKGNVKKAGFLPEERAYFDRFFGEDIGWKDVHRGLAGDVEGPYTWWSQRGQAFDNDTGWRIDYHMATPALAAAAFSAVVDRAPSWDTRFSDHAPLVVDYRL, encoded by the coding sequence GTGATCTCGGCATTGAAGAAGGACCACCTTCGCATCGCATCAGTCAACGTCAACGGCCTCCGGGCTGCCTACAAGAACGGTATGGCGGCATGGCTGGAGCCCCGCGAGGTGGACATTCTCTGCCTCCAGGAAGTCCGGGCGCCTGACGCGATCGTGCGCCAGCTGCTCGGTGATGGCTGGCACATCCTGCACGCCGAAGCCGAGGCCAAAGGCCGCGCCGGCGTCGCCATCGCGTCCCGTGAAGAGCCGCTGGACACCCGCAACGGCATCGGCGACGACTACTTCGCCACCGCCGGCCGCTGGGTTGAGGCTGATTTCAGGGTGGCTGACGCCGCGGGGAAGCCCGTGCAGCTGACCGTCGCCAGCGCCTACGTGCACTCCGGCGACGTGGGAACCCCGAAGCAGGTGGACAAGTACCGCTTCCTGGACGTCATGACCACCAGATTGCCGGAACTGACCAAGCACAGCGACCACGCCCTCGTGGTTGGCGACCTGAACGTGGGCCACACCGAGCGGGACATCAGGAACTGGAAGGGCAACGTCAAGAAGGCCGGCTTCCTGCCTGAGGAGCGCGCTTACTTTGACCGCTTCTTCGGCGAGGACATCGGCTGGAAGGATGTCCACCGGGGCCTTGCTGGAGACGTCGAGGGCCCCTACACCTGGTGGTCGCAGCGTGGCCAGGCGTTCGACAACGACACCGGATGGCGCATCGACTACCACATGGCAACCCCGGCACTCGCCGCCGCCGCGTTTTCGGCAGTGGTTGACCGGGCGCCCTCGTGGGACACCCGCTTCTCTGACCATGCTCCGCTGGTAGTGGACTACCGGCTCTAA
- a CDS encoding YihY/virulence factor BrkB family protein has translation MEWGKARRSDGGPVASSLAMLQWLLARLNTFRPMRAWQHYNLQHGPLMSAGIGFNMFFSITGLLATGFSVAGLVLRGQPALLDTIIGSVAQSAPGLLKVRGGEGLVDPTDLLNPDGLGWTAVIAAVVTVITSLRWIAGIRDGLRGVVQLPPLKINPIVLKFRDAGTLLLLGVALVISAGASLVFGTAAGWVTDFLQLDPAVAGPLTTVIKIGVPLTLSWVTAVIMFRLAGGLKLSRRAFLEGTILAAVGTTVLQVFSTELLAGAGRNPILAPFAIIIGLLIWFNLVSQVYLVSAGWSSIREADLRNAPAGQDKALWGSRQVQPGKVPLEGHSDGKRPGAGHPGSPAVTSRRRGTGRPRQK, from the coding sequence ATGGAGTGGGGCAAGGCCAGAAGGTCCGACGGCGGCCCGGTGGCCAGCTCGCTGGCGATGCTGCAGTGGCTGCTTGCCCGGCTTAATACCTTCCGCCCGATGCGCGCCTGGCAGCACTACAACCTCCAGCACGGCCCGTTGATGAGCGCCGGCATCGGCTTCAATATGTTCTTCTCCATCACGGGCCTGCTGGCCACGGGTTTCTCCGTTGCCGGCCTGGTGCTGCGGGGACAGCCCGCCCTGCTGGACACCATCATCGGCAGCGTGGCCCAGAGCGCACCCGGACTGCTGAAGGTGCGCGGGGGAGAAGGGCTGGTTGATCCGACGGACCTCCTGAACCCGGACGGCCTCGGCTGGACTGCCGTGATTGCGGCCGTGGTTACAGTCATCACGTCGCTGCGCTGGATCGCCGGGATCCGCGACGGCCTGCGCGGCGTGGTGCAGTTGCCGCCCCTGAAGATCAATCCGATTGTCCTCAAATTCCGCGACGCCGGCACCCTCCTGCTCCTGGGAGTGGCCCTGGTGATCAGTGCCGGGGCATCCCTGGTGTTCGGCACGGCGGCCGGCTGGGTCACGGACTTCCTGCAGTTGGATCCGGCGGTGGCAGGTCCGCTGACCACCGTGATCAAGATCGGTGTGCCGCTCACACTCAGCTGGGTCACGGCGGTCATTATGTTCCGGCTGGCCGGTGGCCTCAAGCTCTCCCGGCGGGCATTCCTGGAGGGAACCATCCTTGCCGCCGTGGGCACCACGGTCCTGCAGGTGTTCAGCACCGAACTGCTGGCCGGCGCGGGACGGAACCCCATCCTGGCCCCGTTCGCCATCATCATCGGCCTGCTGATCTGGTTCAACCTGGTCAGCCAGGTCTACCTGGTGTCCGCCGGCTGGTCCAGCATCCGTGAAGCGGACCTCAGGAACGCGCCCGCCGGCCAGGACAAGGCCCTGTGGGGCTCCCGGCAGGTCCAGCCCGGCAAGGTCCCCCTGGAGGGCCACAGCGACGGAAAGCGTCCCGGTGCGGGGCACCCAGGCAGCCCGGCAGTTACTTCCCGGCGTCGAGGTACTGGTCGGCCCAGGCAGAAATAA
- a CDS encoding S9 family peptidase, which yields MSRSEKVSFEGSTGELLSGIIDLPEGPVRGWGVFSHGFTLGKDSPAASRMCKALADTGIGMLRFDNLGLGESAGYWSEGSFSHKVADTVVAAEFMRSQGKAISLLVGHSFGGAAVLSAARQIPELDAVATVAAPFSPKHVAHVFDAALDKILSEGSAEVDLGGKRVEIRKHFVEDLENADLTDCIRQLHKPLMVLHSPTDNTVGIENASTIFQTARHPRNFVSLEGSDHLLTGKGQAARAARIISAWADQYLDAGK from the coding sequence ATGTCCCGCTCCGAAAAAGTCAGCTTCGAAGGATCCACCGGCGAGCTCCTGTCCGGCATCATCGATCTCCCGGAGGGGCCGGTGCGGGGCTGGGGCGTCTTCTCCCACGGCTTCACGCTGGGCAAGGACAGCCCGGCGGCGTCCCGCATGTGCAAAGCCCTGGCTGACACCGGCATCGGGATGCTCCGGTTCGACAACCTGGGGCTGGGCGAGTCCGCAGGTTATTGGTCGGAGGGCTCCTTCAGCCACAAGGTGGCGGACACCGTAGTGGCCGCCGAGTTCATGCGCAGCCAGGGGAAGGCCATCTCCCTGCTGGTGGGCCATTCCTTCGGTGGCGCGGCGGTGCTTTCGGCCGCCCGCCAGATCCCGGAGCTGGACGCGGTCGCAACAGTGGCTGCACCGTTCTCACCCAAGCACGTGGCCCACGTCTTTGACGCCGCGCTGGACAAGATCCTCAGCGAGGGCAGCGCAGAAGTGGACCTCGGCGGGAAACGGGTGGAGATCCGGAAGCACTTTGTGGAGGACCTGGAGAACGCGGACCTCACGGACTGCATCCGGCAACTGCACAAGCCGCTGATGGTGCTCCACTCCCCCACGGACAACACCGTGGGCATCGAGAACGCCAGCACCATTTTCCAGACGGCACGCCATCCGCGGAACTTCGTCTCCCTCGAGGGCAGCGACCATCTGCTGACCGGCAAGGGCCAGGCGGCCCGGGCGGCCAGGATTATTTCTGCCTGGGCCGACCAGTACCTCGACGCCGGGAAGTAA
- a CDS encoding succinate dehydrogenase iron-sulfur subunit has protein sequence MTAELAEPASKIELPAHIGGGGEIPTFDVTLRVRRYNPEVSKDATWDDFKVTMYGTDRVLDALHKVKWEIDGSVSFRRSCAHGVCGSDAMRINGRNRLACKTLLKDLDTTKPITVEPIKGLPVEKDLIVDMEPFFQSFREVMPFLINKGHEPTKERLQSAEDRERFDDTTKCILCAACTSSCPVFWTDGQYFGPAAIVNAHRFIFDSRDDAGDMRLEILNDKEGVWRCRTTFNCSEACPRGIQVTQAIAEVKQAILSRKI, from the coding sequence ATGACCGCTGAACTTGCTGAGCCAGCCTCCAAGATCGAACTGCCCGCACACATCGGAGGCGGCGGAGAGATCCCCACGTTCGACGTCACCCTGCGCGTCCGCCGTTACAACCCTGAGGTGTCCAAGGACGCCACCTGGGACGACTTCAAGGTGACCATGTACGGCACCGACCGCGTGCTGGACGCCCTGCACAAGGTCAAGTGGGAAATTGACGGCAGCGTTTCATTCCGCCGTTCCTGCGCCCACGGTGTCTGCGGTTCCGATGCCATGCGCATCAACGGCCGCAACCGCCTTGCCTGCAAGACGCTCCTGAAGGACTTGGACACCACCAAGCCCATCACCGTTGAGCCCATCAAGGGCCTGCCGGTGGAGAAGGACCTGATCGTGGACATGGAGCCGTTCTTCCAGTCCTTCCGCGAAGTCATGCCGTTCCTGATCAACAAGGGCCACGAACCCACCAAGGAACGCCTGCAGTCCGCCGAGGACCGTGAACGCTTCGACGACACCACCAAGTGCATCCTCTGCGCGGCGTGCACGTCCTCCTGCCCGGTGTTCTGGACCGATGGCCAGTACTTCGGCCCGGCCGCGATCGTCAACGCCCACCGCTTCATCTTCGATTCCCGTGATGATGCCGGCGACATGCGTCTGGAAATCCTGAACGACAAGGAAGGCGTGTGGCGTTGCCGCACCACCTTCAACTGCTCCGAAGCATGCCCACGTGGCATCCAGGTGACCCAGGCAATTGCCGAGGTCAAGCAGGCAATTCTCTCCCGTAAGATCTAA
- the purU gene encoding formyltetrahydrofolate deformylase, translating into MTEEQLNRAYVLTLSCPDRPGIVHAVAGALLVAGCNILDSQQYGSPATGNFFMRVEATTTASRAEVQAALGPVAHSFGMRWSLNPVGQKVRTLLMASTSAHCLNDILFQQRSGTLPIEIPAIVSNHRDLAGLAEFYGIPFHHIPVTPDTKAQAEDKLRALMAEHDIELTVLARYMQIISDELCADLSGKAINIHHSFLPSFKGAKPYHQAHARGVKLIGATAHYVTAALDEGPIIEQEVIRVDHARTPEQFVQMGRDVEGRTLTQAVQWHAEHRVLLDGNRTVVFN; encoded by the coding sequence GTGACTGAAGAGCAGCTGAACCGAGCCTACGTATTGACATTGTCCTGCCCGGACCGCCCCGGAATCGTCCACGCGGTGGCCGGAGCGCTGCTGGTGGCAGGCTGTAATATTTTGGACTCGCAGCAGTACGGCAGCCCCGCAACCGGCAACTTCTTTATGCGGGTGGAAGCAACCACGACGGCTTCCCGGGCCGAAGTCCAGGCAGCCCTTGGGCCGGTGGCCCACTCCTTCGGCATGCGGTGGAGCCTCAACCCCGTGGGCCAGAAGGTGCGCACGCTGCTGATGGCCAGCACGTCCGCGCACTGCCTCAACGACATCCTGTTCCAGCAGCGTTCCGGCACCCTGCCCATCGAGATCCCCGCTATTGTCTCCAACCACCGTGACCTGGCCGGGCTGGCCGAGTTCTACGGCATCCCGTTCCACCACATCCCGGTCACCCCGGACACCAAGGCCCAGGCCGAGGACAAGCTCCGCGCCCTCATGGCTGAGCACGATATCGAGCTGACCGTCCTGGCCCGCTACATGCAGATCATTTCGGATGAGCTGTGCGCGGACCTTAGCGGCAAGGCCATCAACATCCACCACTCATTCCTGCCGTCCTTCAAGGGCGCCAAACCCTACCACCAGGCCCATGCCCGCGGCGTCAAGCTGATCGGCGCAACTGCCCACTACGTCACCGCCGCCCTGGACGAGGGGCCCATCATCGAGCAGGAAGTCATCCGCGTGGACCACGCCCGCACCCCGGAGCAGTTCGTGCAGATGGGCCGGGACGTGGAAGGCCGCACTCTGACGCAGGCCGTCCAATGGCATGCCGAACACCGTGTGCTGCTGGACGGCAACCGGACAGTCGTCTTTAACTAA
- a CDS encoding gamma carbonic anhydrase family protein, translating to MAPLYDFAGESPAVHASAFIAPTASIIGKATLALDSSAFYGVSVRADTAAISVGAGSNLQDNVVLHADPGFPCTVGAGVSVGHAAVVHGCTVEDNCLIGMGATVLNGAVIGTGSLVAAGAVVLEGTVVPPRSLVAGVPAKVRRELTDEEFDGVRQNAVRYVELARAHRELHA from the coding sequence ATGGCTCCCCTTTACGATTTCGCCGGCGAATCACCGGCCGTTCATGCATCCGCCTTCATCGCCCCGACGGCGTCGATCATCGGCAAGGCCACGCTCGCTTTGGATTCGAGCGCCTTTTATGGTGTTTCGGTCCGGGCGGACACGGCCGCCATCAGCGTCGGCGCCGGCAGTAACCTGCAGGACAACGTGGTCCTCCACGCAGATCCGGGCTTCCCCTGCACAGTCGGCGCGGGCGTCAGCGTGGGTCACGCCGCCGTCGTCCACGGCTGCACGGTGGAGGACAACTGCCTGATCGGCATGGGGGCCACCGTCCTCAACGGAGCGGTGATTGGCACAGGCTCCCTCGTAGCAGCCGGCGCGGTGGTCCTGGAAGGGACGGTTGTGCCGCCCCGGTCACTCGTGGCCGGGGTCCCCGCCAAGGTACGGCGGGAACTCACCGACGAGGAGTTCGACGGCGTCAGGCAAAACGCCGTCCGGTACGTCGAACTGGCGCGGGCGCACCGGGAGCTGCACGCTTAG
- a CDS encoding 2'-5' RNA ligase family protein, producing MSAASNVSEGMSVGVILGFPPAIAEELQRWRASFGDPMAGVIPAHITLVTTTPTQDWVATEEHVREVARRQVPFMVTIAGTGTFRPVSPVVYINVEDGFESCVELHEKLQTGPLQRELPFAYHPHVTIAHDVAPESLDEAETVLESYRATFPVVSMGLYEHDADGIWQLREELDFGTETDDDGGSFAADADANGATAPH from the coding sequence ATGTCCGCCGCCAGCAATGTCAGTGAAGGAATGAGCGTAGGCGTCATTCTGGGCTTTCCCCCTGCCATCGCCGAGGAACTTCAACGGTGGCGCGCTTCCTTCGGGGACCCCATGGCCGGGGTGATACCGGCGCACATCACGCTGGTCACCACCACACCCACCCAGGACTGGGTAGCCACTGAGGAGCACGTCCGCGAGGTGGCGCGGCGGCAGGTCCCGTTTATGGTCACCATTGCCGGGACCGGAACCTTCCGGCCGGTGTCCCCGGTGGTTTACATCAACGTGGAGGACGGGTTCGAGTCCTGCGTGGAGCTGCACGAAAAACTCCAGACGGGACCGCTGCAACGCGAACTGCCCTTCGCCTACCACCCGCATGTCACCATCGCCCACGATGTTGCGCCCGAAAGCCTGGACGAAGCCGAAACGGTGCTTGAAAGTTACCGGGCGACGTTCCCGGTGGTTAGCATGGGACTCTACGAGCACGATGCCGACGGCATCTGGCAGCTACGGGAAGAGTTGGATTTTGGGACCGAAACTGACGACGACGGCGGGTCCTTCGCCGCGGACGCCGACGCAAACGGAGCCACCGCTCCCCACTGA
- a CDS encoding bifunctional methylenetetrahydrofolate dehydrogenase/methenyltetrahydrofolate cyclohydrolase, translated as MTTETGTAQILDGKASAAAIKAELTDRVAALKAKGVTPGLGTILVGSDPGSTWYVGGKHKDCAEVGITSIRRDLPEETTQDELLAVVRELNGNPECTGYIVQLPLPKHINQDVILEAMDPEKDADGLHPMNLGRLVANVSGPMTSPLPCTPKGCVELLTRHGISLKGKRVLVVGRGVTIGRPVGLLLTRKDVNATVILAHTGTVDLAAEVRQADVVIAAAGVPHMIRAADLKPGAIVLDVGVSRVDDGNGKAVVTGDVDPAAADVAAWISPNPGGVGPMTRAMLLANVVETAERQAGLV; from the coding sequence ATGACCACTGAGACTGGAACTGCACAGATTCTTGACGGCAAGGCTTCCGCCGCTGCCATCAAGGCCGAACTGACCGACCGCGTGGCCGCACTCAAGGCCAAGGGTGTCACCCCCGGACTGGGCACCATTTTGGTGGGCTCCGACCCCGGGAGCACCTGGTATGTGGGCGGCAAGCACAAGGACTGCGCCGAGGTGGGCATCACGTCCATCCGCCGCGACCTCCCCGAGGAAACCACGCAGGACGAACTCCTGGCCGTGGTCCGTGAGCTGAACGGGAACCCGGAGTGCACCGGCTACATCGTGCAGCTGCCCTTGCCCAAGCACATCAACCAGGACGTCATCCTGGAGGCAATGGATCCGGAAAAGGACGCCGACGGCCTGCACCCGATGAACCTGGGCCGCCTGGTGGCCAACGTCAGCGGACCCATGACATCGCCGCTGCCGTGCACGCCCAAGGGCTGCGTGGAGCTGCTCACCCGGCACGGCATCAGCCTCAAGGGCAAGCGCGTCCTGGTGGTGGGCCGCGGTGTGACCATCGGCCGGCCCGTCGGGCTGCTGCTGACCCGCAAGGACGTCAACGCCACGGTCATCCTGGCGCACACCGGGACCGTGGACCTGGCCGCCGAAGTCCGCCAGGCCGACGTCGTGATCGCTGCTGCGGGCGTCCCGCACATGATCAGGGCGGCGGACCTGAAACCGGGCGCCATAGTGCTCGACGTCGGCGTGAGCCGAGTGGACGACGGCAACGGCAAGGCGGTGGTCACCGGAGACGTGGACCCCGCCGCTGCTGACGTCGCCGCATGGATCTCCCCGAACCCGGGCGGCGTGGGGCCGATGACCCGCGCCATGCTGCTGGCCAACGTGGTGGAAACCGCGGAACGCCAGGCAGGGCTCGTCTAA
- the glyA gene encoding serine hydroxymethyltransferase, whose amino-acid sequence MTTTATTTAAVSNQSLAELDPEIAAVLNQELGRQRGTLEMIASENFAPRAVMEAQGSVLTNKYAEGYPGRRYYGGCEYVDIAEQLAIDRVKALFGAEYANVQPHSGAQANAAALSAMITPGDKILGLSLAHGGHLTHGMKLNFSGKLYNVAAYQVEPDNFRVDMDKLREQAIAEKPQVIIAGWSAYPRHLDFAAFRSIADEVGALLWTDMAHFAGLVAAGLHPSPVPHSDVVTSTVHKTLAGPRSGVILAKQEWAKKINSNVFPGQQGGPLMHVIAAKAVAFKIAGTEEFKERQERVLEGAKIIADRLNQADVAEAGVSVLTGGTDVHLVLVDLRNSQLDGQQAEDLLHSVGITVNRNAVPFDPRPPMVTSGLRIGTPALATRGFGAEEFTEVAEIIATALKAGSATDVDALQSRVDKLAADFPLYPQHEQW is encoded by the coding sequence GTGACTACTACCGCCACCACAACAGCCGCCGTCAGCAACCAGTCGCTGGCCGAGCTCGATCCCGAAATCGCCGCAGTCCTCAACCAGGAACTTGGCCGCCAGCGCGGCACCCTGGAAATGATCGCCTCCGAAAACTTCGCCCCGCGCGCCGTGATGGAAGCCCAGGGCTCGGTCCTGACCAACAAGTACGCCGAGGGATACCCGGGCCGCCGATACTACGGCGGCTGCGAATATGTGGACATCGCCGAGCAGCTGGCCATCGACCGCGTCAAGGCACTGTTCGGTGCCGAGTACGCCAACGTCCAGCCGCACTCCGGTGCGCAGGCCAACGCCGCAGCACTGTCCGCCATGATCACCCCCGGTGACAAAATCCTGGGCCTCTCCCTGGCTCACGGCGGCCACCTGACCCACGGCATGAAGCTCAACTTCTCCGGCAAGCTCTACAACGTTGCTGCCTACCAGGTGGAGCCGGACAACTTTCGCGTTGACATGGACAAGCTGCGCGAGCAGGCCATCGCCGAGAAGCCCCAGGTCATCATTGCCGGCTGGTCCGCCTACCCGCGCCACCTGGACTTCGCAGCCTTCCGCTCCATCGCCGATGAAGTGGGCGCGCTGCTCTGGACCGACATGGCCCACTTCGCCGGACTGGTGGCAGCCGGCCTGCACCCGAGCCCGGTGCCGCACTCCGACGTCGTCACCTCCACCGTGCACAAGACCCTCGCCGGCCCCCGCTCCGGTGTGATCCTGGCCAAGCAGGAGTGGGCAAAGAAGATCAATTCCAACGTCTTCCCGGGCCAGCAGGGCGGCCCGCTCATGCACGTCATCGCGGCCAAGGCCGTGGCCTTCAAGATCGCCGGCACCGAGGAATTCAAGGAGCGCCAAGAGCGTGTCCTCGAAGGCGCCAAGATCATTGCCGACCGCCTCAACCAAGCCGACGTCGCCGAAGCAGGGGTCTCCGTCCTGACCGGCGGCACGGACGTGCACCTGGTCCTGGTGGACCTGCGCAACTCCCAGCTGGACGGCCAGCAGGCCGAGGACCTCCTGCACTCCGTGGGCATCACCGTGAACCGCAACGCGGTCCCGTTCGACCCGCGCCCGCCGATGGTCACCTCCGGCCTGCGCATCGGCACCCCGGCACTGGCCACCCGCGGCTTCGGCGCCGAGGAGTTCACCGAGGTGGCCGAGATCATCGCCACCGCCCTGAAGGCTGGCTCCGCCACGGACGTGGACGCCCTGCAGTCCCGCGTGGACAAGCTCGCCGCCGATTTCCCGCTGTACCCGCAGCACGAGCAGTGGTAA